AATAGTGTAATGAATcaatatagaaaattaaaaacatcaCCTAGTCAAAATCAAATGCATGTaacttattattatattaGTTTTCATGCCAAACGTTACAGGTTGCTCATCTACCACGTAATCGATCATATGATCTTGGTGAACGACGTGAAAATTGATTTGCTTCCATGGATGCAATTGCAAGCTGCTAATGCTGACTGCTGCTGAGACTGACTACGACCCGATCAAGTTATTGGATAtccaatttgaaaaaaatacgATACGGAGGAGACAGCATGGTTGCCCATCATATTCATGATATCACATTAAAAATGTCGGACCAACTTTGGATCAGATTTCATCTAACGATACAGAGCCAGGTAACCATTGTGAAATCTGTACCGTACACGTGGAGGCTCGGGATTGGCAGGGATTTATGATGAAATTATGAGTTGACTAGGGGAGGGGGTGGTGGAGTGGTGTTCATTTTCTTGAGAGTTGAATCTCACATAGTAAATAACGAATTTGCACCACATGTTTGCTTCTTTGGCCATAAAATTCGTGACacttttgcttttgtgtttGTGGAAAAAGGTACATGGACATGATTCTTACATATTCTCAATCATAATATTTGTAGAATTTACGTGACATGCATATAACAATAATCgcaaattgataaaattggaACGTATATAACACTTCATGACTTTCCCACCTGTGTGTGCGCTTTACAACTCAGCATAAACTGCAATAATCCAGTTTCCAACATCTCATGAATCATGTAAGTCAAAGTCCGAGCTGGCAATGTTTTCCACGTCCCGTGGGTATGGAACCAAATATACGGTCCACATTCATTCCAATGAATACAGGTACCGGTATCATTAGCATTTTGTTTTGCAGAATAAACAAGGTACGTACTTAGAGGTTTTGGGAAAGGGAAATGTATTGGttcatacatacatacatgtgTGTTCAAAATTCCAATCCACCCTACCCTAGCTAACTAACCGACCTGATCCATTTGTGATCGGGTTCGATAAATTTGGAGGATTGAATTAAATAATCAGATTGGGACTCATGAGTGTGAAACtacacaaaagaaacaaggaaagtgaaatttttttttcaaagaagcACAATACCGAAAGTagaaagaaattaagaaaggaaaaaaggaagaagaaaatgtgaGGGTAAAGAATTGTCCATTACCATTGCTTTTCCCAGAGGAAGGTGAGTTGCGATAAAGGGAAATTTCTTTATCGGCGCCGCACACAGCATGTGCTGCAGTAAGGTCCCAGCCGCAATTTGATTTTACTAGATGGAGGGGGGAAGTTTcccctctcttctcttttataTACTAGAAGGTAGAAGGCCCTACTGGATTTTGCAGATACATCACATCATGCGTCTAATGTCTTAGTTAAATACACCTTGATGCTGTATGAGATAGactatgaatttatattttataatataataataaatatgaataaatttaCAAGGTGTATTTAACTTGAACAAAACGTACACCGTTATATATACGTGTACAAGTAGTAATCACATCACAGAATCAGCAATATAAATCTTTAATTATAATGCAaagtcaaatacaaaatgttGTACTTGTTTTGCTGAAAAGGAAAGCTGTAACCAAAAAGAATTAATAATCCCATTGTTTATCTGTCGTATTAGGTATATAGAAAGTACATAATATAGAATTCGGTCCACAAAGATGGGCAAATTAAATTGTATAACACACTTGGAACGAAGATATGACTATTTTCTGTGGCTGGCTGGCTTTTTTGAGGGAGAAAGTCTAGGTCTATAGCTAGTGGGTGCTGGTGCTGCTGGTGCTGGACCAGTTCTCAATCAATTTGCATGAACATGGTGACCCAGAAACTGCTAAAAGTATGGGCTTATTAACACTAATCTTTGGATTTCTCTGACcacaaattaaaaagaaagcaaaagattTCGATTTCTCATAAACGACTCAAATTCCAGAACAATGAAATGATCTGGAAAATATATGTAATCTCAGTCCAAATATATATCGAGCAATTAACTTCAGAAGGACCAATTAGACCATGaaccaaaacagaacaaaatcCATACGAATGTGATCAAACATTTAAGGGACTTGCCCGTTaatctgtatatatatttttatcatAACCTACCATCCAATAATGTacacaaaaatggaaaattacTGAAAATATATAGAGAAAGCAACACTTCTTTCTCAATCTCTATGAAGGATAAGAAGAAACCAAACTGCTTGGTATACAAGTAGAGTTCTTCCATGTCCTTGCATGCAATTTCAAGATCTCTCTGGCCTTCTCCTTGGTCTTGCTCCCACTGTCCACTTGAAGCACCAAGCACAGCTTTGCCACAACACCCAGTTGCATCATCTCCTGCAAAACACTCGGGGTCGCCGAGAACTTGCAAATGGAGAACAAAATCCTCACAGCCCTTTCGCTCCCCACCTTCGAAACTCTCATTATCTTCTTCGAAATCACCGCGAGTCCTGCCCCGTGGTTCAGCAGGGCTGCGCGGCCTTCTGCGCAGGCGCATATCATGTCAAGAACCATCAGTGTCATTTCCAAGGTCCTCCTGTCTGCAGATGTATCAAGGAGAAGCTCGATCAAGACATTAACCGCCCCGGCTTCCAAGGCCTTGACTCGGTTTCGTCCCCAAGGGCAGAGCTTGATGAGCAGCTGCAATGTGGCTTTTGAGGCCTGCTGTGAGATCTGATCATTCAAGACCTGAACGACTTCGATGAAGAATTCAGGTCTTACGTTTGTCATCTTCATTGGGTCGTCAGCCACCTCGAACATTGATCTGAATAACATCACTGCATAAGCTCGAGACTCGTAGCTTCCACGTTGCATGAGCTTGATCAAGGCGTCGATAAACTCCCCTTCTTTGCCTACAAGTGTTTTGAGTGCGTCTTCGCTGAGATTGAGGTTGTAGAGGATGCTCAAAGCTTCTTCGCTTTCAACATTGTTGTTGTTTCTGACGTTGTTGATGATCATGGAAGACAAGAACTCGCTTGCGCCGGCGGCTTCGATGCTTCTCTTGTTGGCTTCACTGTGGGACGCCATGGACCGGATTTCTCCAAGGCATCTCGACAAGCACAGTGGAGACTTTTTGGCTTCTCTGAAGAGCTTGGCGATCTGGGTTTTGCTGACAGGCGGCTTCGGAGTAGGGATCCGCTCGATGCCGTGAGAAGCGTTCAAGGTGCACCAAGCTTGGAGCAGCCGGCGGAGAGTGTGGTTTGGGGTGATGTCAGAGTCCGAAACCACTTGTTTGGTGACGGGGCAGGTGTTGTTCTTGCTCAAGAATAGCCATTTCTCGATACTTTCCCGGTCGTAGGTTATCCCGGTTGTAATTGTGACGGGGTCTTTCATGATTTCCAGAGAAATGGGGCAGATGAAAAATGAAGGAACATCAATTTCTAGATCCATTGATGGAAAAAGAGCGAAAACGCAGAAGGGAAAAAACTGGTGGAAATCAAAACTAAGAAGGTTTTACTGAGGATTATGAACAGGGATCAAAAGAATTAAAGGAGGTTTTGTGTGTAGAGTGTTTGATGATTGATTTGATGATGAAGGTGTTTGATATAGTTGTGAAATGGTTTGAATAAGTTCATGAGGTTATGAGAAAGGGgttgagtttttatttatatatatgtggagATGGGGAGGAAAGtgagaaattttcaaaatgagaAAGTCAAAACACGGGTAATATGAGCGTtgagagagagtagagagagagagagagagagaggaagatgaagatgaagactTTTCCAAGTTATTGAAAGGCTCAAGTTTGATGAACTTTACCAAGTCATTAATTATGGAGGGGATGGTGGGGTTAAGGGGCTAAATTAAAATTGCACAAGGTGAAATGCACATgcaaataaatacaaaattttggGCAAAGATGCATTAGGAGTTTCCAAACCCGGCCTTTGACTTTCTCTAtgttgaaaaaagaaaacacgacataataattttcctttttttctttatggctCGTGCCAATTTAAATTCTGCTTTGCCTGCTTGCCGACAAAAGGCAATGGCTGTGGGGGCTATTTGGTAATGCCTTCTCACTCCATTCGTTTACTTGGCCATTTGGGTTGTTGCCATTGCCCACATCCCATTTGTTTTGACCAATACAATGGTCTTTCTTGGGTTTTATGGCACGTGGAGGAAATATCGGCCGTTTGAATTGCATGTGAAGTACGTTGATCTTgttgatgagagagagagagagagagaggaggtgaATAATTTTGTTAAGTCAACCGAATTATCTGATTGAAAGTTACTAAAGTATTGTGCTTCATTATGAAAGTTACTAAAGGAGGGAGGTGGACTGGTTGGTTTCATTCACTATGATTTGCACTCATTACTAGAGATGGTAAAAACTATAAATTAACCAAGTAACCAATAACGGCtagattctttttttattttatttaaaaattatatctttAGCAAGACAACAAggggaaaaagagaagaaacttATTGTGAATCATAATTTCATTACCAAACAATAGGAAAAAAGAGAGGTCTACTTACTAGACAAAATGCTATGATAGCATGAATGAACTCGAGATTTCAcaccaaaataaattaacaataaagggaataatttaattttttttataattctatGTAACGTTTCTTAAATTTCCAATATAAGACAActattcattttatattttcacaCACTTCAAGTGATCCATGACTTTCACCATTGTACCTCACCATCCTTCACTATTGATACAATTGGATTTAGAAATAGCCGGTCTACAAAACATGGTTAACATTGCGACCAATCATGATCGAAAAATGGTCACTTGAACGACCATTGAaacccactttttttttttttgaagaatataaagtcTCACATTAAAAACTTGACtcaataaaatacaatatacaATGAGTGGTTAAAAGCACTAAGGTTTTTATGATAAACCCTCTCACCTACTgggttttgtgtgtgtggttAATTTGAAGACAATATCGGTGTTGCTAATAGTGTGTCATTGGTCAGTATCCTTGAAATTTGATATGGTATCAGACCAAAGTGGTTAATTGACTGGGCCAGAAGTACTGGGCACTTACCCTTATCCCTTACTCAATATATGATGTTCATATGTTGGACTTGAATGTTTCCCCTTACTCTTTATCCAATATGTAATGTCCACATGTTGAGCTTGAATGTTTGATTTCAATGTGTAATTGGTTCCACATGTGGCTCACTATGTGGTGATCCCACGTGAGGGGACGTGTTGACGAATATAAAGTCCAACATTAtaaacttgactaaataaaatacaacgTATAATGAGAGATTACACTCCTAATAACACCGAGACTTTTTGTAATAAAACCCCACACCTACCATATTTTGTAGGTGGCTAAGTTGGGGACAACTTTGTTGCTAGTAGTGAACTGTTTGTCCGTCTCTCTGAAATTTAACATTTCTTATGTGAAAATCTTGTATGAGAATGTGGTCTAGGAGTGCAAATCTTAATAAAAACTTTGATAATGAGTTTTATGATTATTAAGATATAGTCAAATCTTAACAATAATCATTCTGATAATGAGTTTTATCATTGGTTGAGATATAATCAAATGTTAACAATATTAGTTTTGATAATAAGTTCTATGATATATTCTTGCTTacaacatttatatataatttctctctctctctctctctctctctctctctctctctctctctatctctctctctctgtgacaTTCAAATTCAACCCCTCACATACTAGTGATGCGACTAATTTTATGAGAAAGAGGTTGTAGACCATATGTGTGGTGTGGATAGCTCATCTCTTGTAATTGCCTAACCCCCTAAAAAAACTATTGATGAAAAATACCTCTTAGTTGACTTGTGTATCAATTGAAtacacttttttttccccataagcttccaataaataaaaaaactaattaagttttattattattatttttaataactgtgtttgtgtatttttatattgaaatacTGTAACAATGACATTTTCTAACGCGTAGTCGAATGCCTACTAATGACGCAAGAGGTTTTTATATCCAACTGCGTGATAAAAATCTGGCAAGAATTCGCATGGCTACATTTGTTGCCTGCTGGATACCCAGATTTTGTCCCTATCAATATCAATTTTTGAATCTTGTCCAACATGATCAGGCCAAAATACAACAGTGTCGTTTCCTACGTGAACAGAAAACACGACGCACACACGCACACGTGGTTGAAGATTTGTTGCATGGTTTGCTTCTTAGAATATTTTGCACACGTGGTTTAAGTATTAGTACCTAATTTATTGGTTGTTATGCTTGTTATTGTTTTTCAATTAAGTTTTCACTTACGTATATGTTCGTATTTTGAGGGGTAAGGTTTAATATGTTTTTGACTAATGTATGTTTTTTTgcttattaatgaaatttactcgtattgttgaatttttattttttcgattgaaaattttaatctGAAAGTTAACCcaagttattttttaatccTAAATTCGTGCTGACGACCGTAATGATAACTTGTCCAAAAGATTGTCACATATGATTTCTTTCTCTCACGTGCCCAAATACCGCTACTACTTTTGGTAAGtagaaataaaagtagaaTTAATATTATTACGCAGTGGCAAACGTGTGCCCGCAGCGTTAGGGCCGCCAGGCACAACTCAGCTCTCAACTCAAAGTCTCAGGGGCTTATCCATCCACAGCCATAAATGGCCTTTGAGAGGCTGAGAATGAGAGAGGCGttttcaaacttttcataTTCGTTCTTGTGGGCCTGTGTGGATGTGACCGCACATCGCATATTTGCTGACCACCAAGAGCCGTGTTAACTTTATCCACACTCCATATGGCCAGTTGTTGAGGAATTTTTCGGCACGGGTTGAACACCGTCACACGTCATGttatcatattattttcaCGTATAATTCTGTTATTATTGAGAGGAAATTAAGAAATATCTTATATTAGAAAAGTTACAAATCTTTGTTTTATTCAAAGTTGGTATACTTTTTATTGTCAATTTGTTTTGGGATGGAGTCTACTTTCTATTTGGAATTAAAATAGGTTAACTTATATATAAAGCTCAATAGTCATACATGCTTCATGTTACCCGTTTTAGTGGTGGATGAGCCACTTTAAGGCCAAGGCTTCCCCTTCACCCgggccaaattttttttctttctaaactATTATTCATACCTTGTGTTATTTTGGGTAACTAGCAATGGAAAACTTGTTAATAATTTAAGTATATGGCCCTTCCGACCAATGAGTAcatgaagaaatgaaaaatcaaccttatgaattatgaattatgaagGGTTACGTTGAAGTGATTGGTATATTTGCTGGTTGCATGTCCATAGTCTTAATTAGTACGTACGCTATTCATCGTCCAAATTAGGAAAAGTCTGTGTTTTGAATACCTCATTACCCGCAACAACCAATATGATGTCTGGCTGGCTGCCTCTGAATCTCTGATTATCTTGGCTACTGCCTCTAATTGACCAATTGATGATGATTTAGTTGTAGTTATggatgagaaaggaaaaagaagaaaattttgtacATGTCGGGCAGCCATTTTGATACATTTATTTCCCCAGAGCCAAATCTTGAATCTTCTTGTGTTCAATTCCATCTATTTTGCATGTTAGCATTATCACACTACAATATCAANACTTGACTTTTTACGACGTAATCAAGGGCTGCTAAGCAATTGCATTATTGGAGGATTGCTTTGCATATGTTTATAATCTTACGACATGCCTTGCATATGTTCGTTCCTCATAAGTCACAAGTAAAAttcaaacccaattttcttttgatcgATCAGGTTATGCAGAATactcttttttattgatttagtTTGACCTAATTAGCTAGGAATCAGTCAGATCTGCTAGTGGATGGCTTTCAAttctacaaacaaaaaaccttCCTTTTTGAGCAACCTGTGGTggggttgttttttttttccttttctttttcgctTAGGGACAGTTATATTTCCACTTCGAGAgcttgatttatataaatagtgGGTGAGTACTAGTTATGAATTTGTGCCTAATGTTTAGTTAAAGAAAGGGGCTTTGGAAGACCTGAAATTTACACAACATCCACATGGTGCATCGAAATCCTCTTTGGCTGGTATTCAGTTGACTTTCCAGATCAATCGAAGTTATGCATCTTCAATAAAAATTATNNNNNNNNNNattttgggtatattagtgAAGATCCCTTTAATTTGTCATACCCCAAATAcagtcttttgtttttttgtttttatatataggatgcaaaaattcaaataaattgtacacagaaaaatattttaaagaaaatctcAATCTTCTAGATATAGACTGATGAAAAATGACCTAGATTGCATCAATTTGACATTCATGCAATGTCAgcaaaaaattgatttatcGAGTGTCTCGTAAAACATAACGGTTAACTTAATAATTTGAGCATGTATATATACTTACAATAACAtcgcataaaaaataaaaataataaaaactacTCAAAGGATCAAAAGTAACAATccctgtttttttgttgtttttttttaatcaaaggAAAAATCTTTATTACTTTCAGTAACAATCAATATGACATATAAAATGACAACTagaaaaactgaagaaaagaaGTGACCTAGAGTgacctcattaaaaccttgtcATTGTACTTTCACATGCAGCCCATCAAAATTCACTTTGAATGAAGCTGCTACTTTGAACATTCAAAAGTGGTTAAAATTAATGATGCAAGAGCCAATACCTGGTAAGTCTCACAATCCAGATTAACATAGTAAATTAATGGTCAAAGCATAACAGTGAAAGGTATTAATTAGTCAAATTATATATCTAATCaacaattaataattatacaaCTTTTATACCCTGGAAGGAATGgacaaaatcaaacaaatcatACATGAAATGAGAAAATCATTGACTGCGCGCGCAACATTAAAATAATGGTGCAAGAACTGGaccaaattattttctttttaataattatttagtCAAATTTCTTCTCTGAAAACAACAAATCTCAagttaatatattttttatttgaattataaaaaaaacagtttgTTGTATCCCCTTCGTCAAACAGAACACCTCGTAGTACCCTGTATTCTTGTAGTTGTAGAACCTCTGATTTTTCAACACCTGGAAACTGAGTTTGGGATCATCTACTGTGTAAGCATGTAATCAAAAGGCCAAGGCCCAAAAAAGAGATCATCAAAAGGCCcaagttcttttatatatTCCCTCCCCCAATGCAAGatttagtcaattattttactaataaaaataaattcaaagaaTCTGAGTTGTTCTTCCCCAATCTCCTTCATTTTGTTGCCCGTTATAAAGTCCCCTGGATCCTTAAATGGTCCTACCAAGTTAATTGGGAAACCAGAGTCTTATTTCGccaattttcaatcaaatggTGGGATAAATTTAAACTTGAGCGTATTACAGAATATGTTTATGCTGATTTTCCTCCAGTCAGGAATCCAGCTCCTGAGAAAAAGTCATCTCCTGCTTCTTCACACTCTTCTCTCCCAATTGAGGGAAAGTCTAAAGCTGAGCTACAAGAAATTGCCCACCAACTCATGCTGCAAGCTTCCCAAATGCATGAGGACACTGACGCTTCTCCCAAGTCTGAGTCATCTACCAGTCAGCCTAAGCCTTCCCATCCACAGGCTCTAGCCCCGAAATTGCGGTGGAGTGATTATCCTGATGAGCAAGATCCCTACGATTTCGGTCCTTTCAACCTAGGCGATGATTAAACCAAAAGATAAAGTCAAAAGTAAGCACTGAAGAAAAGTACCCATGCCCGTGCCTTCATCAATCTGAAAGCCGTGTTCTTTTGAGATTCCCCGACATGTCACTGTTGCTGATGTTACTATTGCTGCACtcagaaaaagcaaaagctttCGCATGCCTCTACAGTTTCTTTTCTCAAGGCATCCAATGTTGCCAGCTCACCACAAATCATCAGAAACCTTGAGTCTTTTCTATTTAAGAAGGCTTCGGCCGTTATGTTTACAGGAATGTAATTTAATACATTATaattttctcagtttcaaaGTTCTATCAGGAACCAATACTCCGAAGAACTAAGTGGTGAAACTAGGATCTTTGTAAGTGTTTTGCATTCCCCAGTTATCAATatattttgagatattttgagAATTGCCTATTGCCTATTTTGATTAATGCTTATTTTCATTGCATCTATTTTCATATACTCATTAATTTGCTTCATGCTTGAAttgagaatattttattttttcatatctGTGTTCCTCCattattctctcctctttTAATCTTCCTTCATCTATCTTCTGGTGGTTCTAGCCCTTTTGGTATCAGATCCGTAAGTGTTGAAGAGTCTATCTAAGTCTACAACTCATCCAACCCAAGTAGCTGATTTAGGTTTTCCGTAAGTTTTTAGTTTCTTCTTTACTTCTTCTGGTCTTTCAGTTTACCtgtccttctctctcttggtGTCCGAATCGTAAGACCCATTCCAAACAGTAAGTCCCAAGGAGGCCTAAGCGGTAGTGGCATTAGTAGGAGGGCGAGAGAACTTTAGGTATCCTGTTATCCATGAAGTCTGTTTTAGAAGTTTCTGTTCACTTTCTCCTTTAGGAATCCAAACCCAGAACCTTGTGTAAAAATGAGTCGTTTTCTTAGAGCCAACTCTTACAGTTCTAGCATGCTTcaatataatcataataaatatattgaaGTTCTGATTGGAGAACTTTGAGATCATAAGGATGACTACTCcattcattttcattgatgATTTGGTGGATATAGAGCGAATGATAGAGGATTATATGTGGGTTTTCTCTGTCTTTTATTGGCTTAATGGTGATAGAATGGGTCTCATGAAGGATATCTCGGTAGTATTTGAGATTCTTGTAAGGTGCTGGGGGAATAAAATGACTCATTGGTGGAAAATAAGACTTAGCAATGGTGATTGGGTTAGCAATTGAATTGTATTTAGACTCAATGACAAATAGGTGACTATGGCTCTTGATCATGTATGGGGACGTCTTTTGATAAGAAGCAACTAGGCGGTTAGTGACAGCAATATCTTGAAAAGGATCATGACTAGAAATTAAAGCAGACTAGGGCGAACGTGGCCGACTGTGGCTCCTAGGTTGGCAAACCTGTTACTAATTTGAATAGGAGAGCATCCCGAGAAGGGGACAATCTGGGTAGGAGATTCATATTTGGTTTGACTCATGGATGATGGGAGGACTCGGAGTGACTGTGGTTGACTTGGTTGGCTTGACTgatcaattttttgtttatctttttctttttcttttcttctttctgccATTGATTACCCTGCAGGAATTCTTTGGTAAGAAAATCAGGAATAGAATTCTCACTTCCtctcaaatattcaatatcaaaatcaaaaatacTTAAAATAGCTTGCCAACgtgaaaatatttgtttggatgcaatattttgaacatctttttctaaTACATGCTTAGCAGACTTACAATCAACTCGGactaaaaaattttgatttaataaatcatattgaaatttattaatgcataatacaatagatagtatttctttcttaatagtactataattattttgactTTGTGACCAAGTACCAGAATGAAATCGGATAATTTGCTCAGATTGATTAGAAGAGACTCTCTGTTTGAGGATTCCACCATAACCTATATTAGAAGCATCAGTTTCAACGATTTTAAATGAATTAACAGAAGGAATACCAAGACAGGGAAGAGTCTTGATATGAACTTTGATTTGTTTAACAATCTCAGTATGAGCAGATGACCATGGAGGATGATTATTTTGGAAACGATCAAAAAAAGACTTACattgttttcttatattttgaTAGAAATCAGAAACATAATTTAAAGATCCTAAAATCCTCTGGAGTTGACTTTTGTCTAAGATTTGGTCAGGAAATTTATCAGCAAATTGAATAACTCGATCTATGGGACTAATCTGTGACTGGTAGATGTTGAACCCAAGAAATCTCACATTGGTTTGGAATAACTTAATTTTCTTAGCAGAAACAACTAAACCATTTTGCTTAATTATCTGTAAAAACTTGTGCAGATGTTTCCAATGTTGTTCTATGGATTCAGAGAAGATTAACACATCATCAATGTAAACGATGGAAAAATGACTGTAAGGGttgaaaatttcattcattatattctgGAATTCACTAGGTGCATTCTTAAGACCGAAAGGCATAACATTCCATTCATAATGGCCAAAAGGAGTAACAAAAGCAGTTTTGTATCTGTCAGActctttaatttgaatttgccAAAATCCACTTTTCATATCAAACTTAGAAAAGATGACTACTTTTTCTAACTTGTTGATTAAATCTCTTTTGTTAGGAATTGGGTATCTAATCCATTCTAAGACCGTATTAAGAGGCTTGTAATTGATGACTAGTCTCGGGACACCTCGTTCTAATTCAGCGTTTTTCTGGACATAAAAGGCAGGGCAAGACCAGGGTGACTTACTCTTAcgaattgtttcttttttaagtaAATCAGTGATTGGTACTGGAGGAGTCTCAGTGGTTAGGGTCCAATCAGTGGGTAGAGTAACATCTGACCATTTGATAGAGTGGGGAACTCTAACAATGGCATCAGGCGTATGACTTAAGATTAACAATGTTTGACTCTTTGGACTCTTGTTTA
Above is a genomic segment from Prunus dulcis chromosome 7, ALMONDv2, whole genome shotgun sequence containing:
- the LOC117633512 gene encoding E3 ubiquitin-protein ligase PUB23-like, with product MDLEIDVPSFFICPISLEIMKDPVTITTGITYDRESIEKWLFLSKNNTCPVTKQVVSDSDITPNHTLRRLLQAWCTLNASHGIERIPTPKPPVSKTQIAKLFREAKKSPLCLSRCLGEIRSMASHSEANKRSIEAAGASEFLSSMIINNVRNNNNVESEEALSILYNLNLSEDALKTLVGKEGEFIDALIKLMQRGSYESRAYAVMLFRSMFEVADDPMKMTNVRPEFFIEVVQVLNDQISQQASKATLQLLIKLCPWGRNRVKALEAGAVNVLIELLLDTSADRRTLEMTLMVLDMICACAEGRAALLNHGAGLAVISKKIMRVSKVGSERAVRILFSICKFSATPSVLQEMMQLGVVAKLCLVLQVDSGSKTKEKAREILKLHARTWKNSTCIPSSLVSSYPS